TATCCAATGTAACATTCAAACTATTCTCTGTGTTATACAATTTCTCTTGCGTACAGCTGTTGACGTGCCACTGACGGGAACAGGGACCGTGAAATATTCCACTTTGTTGCGGAGCAGTGACGACTGCAAACGCAACGAACTGATGACCCACTTTTGGACCACAGAGCACTGTATTTTCCTCCATTTAACTGATAACACGTAATGAAATTCCGTGTAAATTCCGCTGTGCGCCATTACCAAACTGCGGTTTCAGGACATGCACTTCGCTCGACCGTTTGCTCTCCTGTTAGCCACCTACCCACTTTAAGGAGTTTGATCTTTTCCCACTTGACTGTTGGGCTCCCGAGATTCGGCTAAATAAGGAGCAAGGAACTACATTTCAGCTACGTcatttctcctcttctccacagcAAGCTGCAGTGAACCGGACCCCGGTCAAACGGGGGTGGAGTGGGAGAGATACGCTATTTTGGCATTTTCTAAGAGACCGGAGCTGCCCACCATGACAGaccatttcttcttccggcCAAACTATTAGCTTTCGACTGGTGCTATCTGCGAGACCTATGTGACTGACCATGATGCCGTTCGAATCCATCAGTGGCCAGCTACCTACAACATGTACGATGGCTTTTTCTCCCGGCAAACATTATCGGTGTCGCCGCCCGTCCGGAATGGCCACTGTGCGTCTCCAGACAACGAGTTCGAACTCATTCAAATCCAGCTCCCGTACACAACCACAGCGTGCCGCTTAGAGTGAATGAACAAAAAACCAAGTTTCGAATCCTTTCTGACTAAAACTACAGGGAAACAGAAGGCAGGCCCTCCAAGTACGTGGAGAGCGCACTGCCGTGCGAAGTCGATGCTTGCTGGTTGGCTTGATTTTTTGCAGCAGCATTCTTATTGCATGCGGGTGGACTCGGTCAGAATACTTGCTCTTGCAACACACTAATCCAGCACTGCAACTTTTGAAAAGGTCATTTATTGTACTTGGTGATTTCACGGCGCTCCAAAGGTGCGACCAGACGGTATCGTTTTTTAGTTTTCATAATAAAGCCGCCGTTCTTCCCTTTTTTATACGGGAGAGACTTTCAGGCTTCACGAGAGGCCTGATCACAGAGTTGCATTGCCTGTGCATCTGACGAAGAAATTCCTGGTCGTGTCAGTACGGTAAATTCAGTTTTCCTTGTATCCATGACGCGTCCTCTCGTCTCCAAAGCGTTGCGCGCAGCTTTTGTGCACACggctgccttttcttccgccGTACCCCGCGGTGGTTCTTCAGATGCTCTGATAAAAAAAGCGGAACTACACAACCTGTACCAGCGCgtgagagaggcagcgagcaAATTCAAATCTCCGATGTTTAGGGACTACTTCATTCGGCGAGTGAGTTGCGATTCTCTCTAGTTTTTATGGGACTGCTGAATGTCGGTCAGGGGATCCTACCCCGTTGAGGTCCATATACCTCGAGAGCACACTGTACCCGTTTTCCCAGTTAGGCGACTGCCGATAATATTATTTTTTGGTCGGTGGGATCATGCGTTGATAAACGAGTTTTAATTATGTGAATATTGAGGCTTCGGAGGCCGCTGCGGTTCAGGTTTTTTGTAATGCGTTTGCCAGCCCTCCGTACTACCTGTGTGGCACGTCACTTTTGGAGGGGTCAGACGACCATTCCGGCGTTCCCCGAGTTAGGTGTTATCAAATGGAACACAGGGCCTGTGATTGCAGCATATTGCGCAGCTTCCATGTACTGCTTCGGCTTGGGAGATTGATTGGTCGCGGCAAGCTGACGAATCCGCCCGTCCCTTGCCTGTCTGAACACAGCGGCTGAGCAGGGCGTTAGTCGCCGTGGGTGCAGTTTCCAGTGGCAATGTTCCTGCACCTTGTGTGGAGTGCATGAATGTGACACCTTTTTTATGCTCGCGCGCAGGACCATTCATGCTGATGAGTCGCTTGCAATTTGTTCTGTGAGCCCCCATTTACAGGCTGATGAGGACTTCAGAGACATGCAAGAGAAGTTGCTATCTGTGAGCGCCGAGGAGATAGAGCAGTTCAAAAAGCTTATGGAGGACCACTGCGCGCTTCTGCACCGTCAAAGCACTGTTGCGAATCTGTACCACACAGACCGTATTGCCTATCTCAAATGAAGTCTGCTTAATTGCACCgccgcttttcttccttgaGGGCACCTGCGTTGACATCATCTGCGCGTGTGGAATCGTCCTATTCCGTTCATGACTTTTCGATTCACGTTTTTGTATCTCCAGCTGCCTCGACGGGTGGTTGACGACAGTTGGTCGACCCTTGTTTTCCCTGGTCATGGGTGTACCATTGTAAAGTCTGCGTCCGGATCCTCTTGGACAGCTGTATTCTGACGCATTATCATACGAAAGTTACGTTCTCCGAAGAGGCGGCTCTCGCCACAACGCTGACAACGCGCCGGATCGTAGCAGACGTGGCGCTTTGGCAAAAGGGCTTTGCAGCACCCTGAGGCTCGCGGGCAAgcatcttctttctttaGAACACACAAAATGCTCCCTTGTTCGGCCTGTCACTACACACAAGCCGTTGTAACGTCACGAAACGTTATCATCAGTTAGTCCGTTATCAAGTAGGAGACGCATACGGCAGGTAGACGATTTGCGCAAGTTTTTGGTAGGCTGCCCTCATCAGTGCGCTGCCTAAAACGTCTCTCTTTGCAGTGTGTCTGCATCCGTTTGTATACTGCGGCAAATCATGGCGATTACGTAGAAACTAGAGACAGAGTTTacgagggagaagcacaTCAGAGCCTTTTTTGACTTCAGGCGCGCTGAAACCAACGTTTCATCCGTTTATGAAATGGGCAGGCCCTTAACGGAgagttcgcttcttcagatTTCTGCTACTTAAGGGACGAACTCGCCTCTGTACCACTGTTGCTTTTGGTGCAAAAACTGTGAACTTTAGCAACGCGCAGTTTCTCGATCAGGGAAATTTGGCGAATGCCGGCAACGGCACACAGATCTAAGATGGACGATGCGTATCTGCAAACAGTGAGGCAAGTATGTCACTCGCGTTACGCACTCAGGGGCTGTCTGTTCGTGGAAAGAGAGCGTGGAAGGTTAGAAACTCTCTCAATTCTCTGTAGCGCTGGGGACGTATGTGGCAGGAGTGCGTTCAAGATTGTTCACGCTACGCAAAACGCTCCGCCCACACCTGACGCCTCACTCGCGGCAAGGAAAATACATTTTGTAACATTCGAAACGCATACCGTTTCATTCCTCACAGATCACTGGTCGCACCACGAGTCAGACTATTCGCCAAGAGAACGGGCAATCTGCAAGGTGCTTCTTGGAACCTGCAGCCTGCTGGAGTCAGCCGTCCTGTTCCTGTGGCATTTCATTACAGAGTTCCCAAGTGGAATCCGTTTAGCGTGTCGTCTACCTCGACCCAGAGAGAACCCTTAGCCtacgtttctctttctgctctttcgcCCTCCACTTTCTCGAGGGAAAAGCTCTTCGCCCCCCATAGGTGCGCTTTCGTTACCACCCCTCACTCCACATTTTTCGGCTGTTTTGATCCTCCATTGCCGGCCGTCATGAGTGCCGACGGTCGCCGAGACGCCTCCCTCGAGGAGGTCACTGAGATCTTCATACCCGACCTCGAAGCCGCCTTCCCTTGCAGCTTTCCCCTGTATTTGGTTGTTCCGAATAATCAACCCCGTTCCGTCCACATTCCActgtcctcgcttctctAAGTTCTTAGAGTAGGCGGCGTCTTCGAGAAACGTCGCACACCCAGTGTTGCCGAGACGCGGTGCGTCAGGCCCGCGACGGTCCGGGCTGGATCCTGATGAACAGAAGGCTTCAGGGGTTTCCGCAGAGCCATCTGCCCACACGTCGTCCCTGTCGTTTACCCGTCTGTGTTCATTAGAAAGTGAAAAGGGGAGTATTGGCATCCTGTCAGTCGCCGCCAGCGGCCCGAGCCTCCTCTCCGGCTTCAGATAGAGCTTCTCCCACTGCTCTTGAAGCTCAGCCACATTCTGGGCCTGTCCGGGACGCAGCGCGCCTagtgcctctctcttcggttCACTAGACGTCGCGCCTCGTcggcgttttctccttccgttTGTCCGTGGCACACAGTCTGCTTCGACCATTGCTGCGGCAGGGCCCGCGCATCCCGAGGCGTCTTCCCTCCGAGCGGTCCGTCCCCCCCAAGCACCCTCGCCGACttggttttctttctcgcgtttctgtaACTCCACCAAACCATCCACGTCGTTCAGCGCGTTCCAGTCTGCCTTCAAATCGCCTGCCTCGCAGTGAGCGCCACGCAAAAGTTCCTTGAGAGTCAGTCGCGCTGGTTCCTTCTTACcagccttctctccctcgcttccccgGCTGGGCCGCGCACGCAGTCCATCCTCGCGGCATTCCATAAGCG
This portion of the Toxoplasma gondii ME49 chromosome III, whole genome shotgun sequence genome encodes:
- a CDS encoding hypothetical protein (encoded by transcript TGME49_254800~Signal peptide predicted by SignalP 2.0 HMM (probability 0.819) with cleavage site probability 0.334 at residue 23); amino-acid sequence: MTRPLVSKALRAAFVHTAAFSSAVPRGGSSDALIKKAELHNLYQRVREAASKFKSPMFRDYFIRRADEDFRDMQEKLLSVSAEEIEQFKKLMEDHCALLHRQSTVANLYHTDRIAYLK